Proteins encoded by one window of Psychromonas sp. L1A2:
- the hrpA gene encoding ATP-dependent RNA helicase HrpA gives MTISATTLKDHLNDVLYKDQFRLKRRIDDLANLKTPEKVEASLTKIAVDIQVSMDKRQQRLENLPEVSYPDLPVSQKKDEIAKAIANNQVVIIAGETGSGKTTQIPKICLELGRGVSGLIGHTQPRRLAARTVANRIAEELDSELGETVGYRVRFTDKVSDRSYIKLMTDGILLAEIQNDRFLSQYDTIIIDEAHERSLNIDFLMGYLKRLLPKRPDLKVIITSATIDPERFAQHFCDKRGKAAPIIEVSGRTFPVETLYRPLEEYAAGDQIEGIFQAVDELQRLGRGDILIFMNGEREIRDTAEALTKRKLRDTEVLPLFARLSVAEQNKIFQGHRGQRIVLATNVAETSLTIPGIKYVIDTGTVRISRYSYRTKVQRLPIEAISQASANQRKGRCGRVSEGVCIRLFSEDDFNGRPEFTDPEILRTNLSSVILQMLSLGLGELNKFPFVEPPEDRNIKDGLSLLEELGAVNLKQKDPRKKLTPLGRQLAKLPVDPRLARMILAAKEFNCVHEVMVISAALSIQDPRERPMDKQQASDEKHRRFQDKESDFITYVNLWNYINEQRQELTSGQFRKMCQKDFLAYMRVREWQDIYTQIKQVTDELDIKVSAEPSNFDAIHQALLAGLLSHIGLKDKDAEYLGARNSKFFMFPGSGLFKKQPKWGMFAELVETSKLFARVAARIKPEWVELQAQHLIKRSYAEPHWQKKSGVVGAFETQMLYGIPIVSKRKVVYTQIDPILCRELFIRHALVEGEFETRHQFFKDNQALLNDIEELEHKSRRRDILVDDETLFLFYDEIVPQNVCSAKQFDSWWNQEKKQQPQLLNYQRDQVMAHDADKVTANAYPDSWQQGDFRLKLDYAFEPGTAQDGVTVNIPLALLNQISEQGFDWQIPALREELLVALIKTLPKPIRRNFVPAPNYAEAAMANLVPLQGTLLEAFEKQLLRMTGVRIPENSWDLSALPTHLRIKFNVVDDKQKSVAVGTDLKLLQHDLKGEVKQTLSKVSKQGIEKSDLIEWDFGKLPKSFKKDHGGYEVKAYPALVDKNKSVAIELFDSEAKAQRFNQAGVRRLILLNVPSPIKYLQQSLPNKAKLGLYFNPFGQIKDLIDDCISCAVDAILDGAIHPQEAPEFEAQKEKVRAELADKTLQITQQVEEVLTLAHAVNKQLKGKADLTMLVAKGDIKSQLERLIFPGFVCQVGEGKLNDIKRYLLALQKRLEKLPVNPNQDRLNTIELHELEERYRALCKQLLSNENEHEGLAEVYWMMEELRVSLFAQQLGTPYPVSAKRVRLKLTELKG, from the coding sequence TTGACCATTTCTGCGACTACTTTGAAAGACCATTTAAATGACGTGTTATATAAAGATCAATTCCGCTTAAAGCGCCGCATTGACGATCTTGCTAATCTTAAAACACCCGAAAAAGTAGAAGCTAGTTTGACTAAGATTGCCGTCGATATTCAAGTCTCTATGGATAAACGACAACAGCGTTTAGAAAACTTGCCAGAGGTCAGTTATCCAGACCTACCTGTTAGCCAGAAAAAAGATGAAATAGCGAAAGCCATTGCCAATAACCAAGTCGTAATTATTGCCGGTGAAACAGGCTCTGGTAAAACGACGCAAATACCTAAAATCTGTTTAGAGCTAGGGCGAGGTGTATCGGGCCTAATCGGTCATACACAACCACGTCGTTTAGCGGCAAGAACCGTTGCAAACCGTATTGCCGAAGAGTTAGATTCAGAACTCGGTGAAACAGTCGGTTACCGTGTTCGATTTACAGACAAAGTCAGCGACAGGTCTTATATCAAATTGATGACCGACGGTATTTTATTAGCGGAAATTCAAAACGACCGATTCTTAAGTCAATATGACACGATTATCATCGATGAAGCGCATGAGCGTAGTTTAAACATCGACTTCTTAATGGGCTATTTAAAACGCTTATTACCAAAACGCCCAGATTTAAAAGTGATCATCACTTCAGCAACCATCGACCCAGAACGTTTTGCACAACACTTTTGTGATAAACGCGGTAAAGCAGCCCCTATTATTGAAGTCTCTGGCCGTACATTCCCCGTTGAAACCTTATACCGCCCATTAGAAGAGTATGCAGCAGGCGACCAAATAGAAGGTATCTTCCAAGCCGTTGATGAACTTCAGCGTTTAGGTCGTGGTGACATTCTTATCTTCATGAATGGTGAACGTGAAATTCGCGATACGGCAGAAGCGTTAACTAAACGTAAACTACGAGATACTGAAGTATTACCGTTGTTTGCACGTTTAAGTGTGGCGGAACAAAACAAAATATTCCAAGGGCATCGTGGGCAACGAATCGTATTAGCCACCAACGTGGCGGAAACTTCATTAACGATTCCCGGTATTAAATACGTTATCGACACAGGTACAGTGCGTATTAGCCGTTATAGCTACCGTACCAAAGTACAACGCTTACCGATTGAGGCAATATCACAAGCCAGTGCTAACCAGCGTAAAGGGCGTTGTGGACGTGTCAGTGAAGGTGTGTGTATTCGTTTATTCAGCGAAGACGATTTTAATGGTCGCCCTGAGTTTACTGATCCTGAAATTCTACGTACTAACTTATCGTCTGTTATCTTACAAATGCTATCACTGGGCTTAGGCGAACTTAATAAGTTTCCGTTTGTAGAACCACCAGAAGACAGAAATATCAAAGATGGTTTGAGCTTATTAGAAGAGCTAGGCGCAGTTAATTTAAAACAAAAAGATCCACGCAAAAAGCTAACACCCTTAGGTCGCCAACTTGCTAAATTGCCCGTTGACCCGCGTTTAGCGCGTATGATTTTAGCGGCGAAAGAATTTAACTGTGTGCATGAAGTGATGGTGATCAGTGCGGCGTTAAGCATTCAAGACCCACGTGAACGCCCAATGGATAAGCAACAAGCGTCCGATGAAAAACATCGTCGTTTCCAAGATAAAGAGTCAGATTTTATTACCTATGTAAATCTTTGGAATTACATTAACGAACAACGCCAAGAACTCACTAGTGGCCAGTTCCGTAAAATGTGTCAGAAAGATTTCTTAGCGTATATGCGTGTGCGTGAGTGGCAGGATATTTATACACAAATCAAACAAGTCACCGATGAATTAGATATTAAAGTTAGCGCAGAGCCATCAAACTTTGATGCGATCCACCAAGCCTTACTTGCTGGACTGTTATCTCATATCGGTTTAAAAGATAAAGATGCCGAATACCTTGGTGCACGTAACAGTAAATTCTTTATGTTCCCTGGCTCTGGTTTATTTAAAAAACAACCTAAATGGGGCATGTTTGCTGAGCTTGTTGAAACCTCAAAACTGTTTGCCCGTGTAGCCGCACGTATTAAACCTGAATGGGTTGAACTGCAAGCACAACACCTTATTAAGCGCAGTTATGCAGAACCACATTGGCAGAAAAAGTCGGGTGTAGTGGGCGCCTTTGAAACTCAAATGTTGTATGGCATTCCTATCGTTAGCAAACGAAAAGTGGTTTATACACAAATTGACCCGATACTGTGTCGTGAATTATTTATTCGCCATGCTTTAGTGGAAGGGGAGTTTGAAACGCGTCATCAATTCTTCAAAGATAACCAAGCGTTATTAAACGATATTGAAGAGCTAGAGCATAAATCACGTCGCCGCGATATTTTGGTAGACGATGAAACACTCTTCTTATTTTACGATGAAATCGTGCCACAAAACGTATGCAGTGCAAAGCAGTTTGATAGCTGGTGGAATCAAGAGAAAAAACAACAACCACAATTATTAAACTATCAGCGTGATCAAGTGATGGCACATGATGCGGATAAAGTAACCGCAAACGCTTATCCAGATTCATGGCAACAAGGCGATTTCCGCTTAAAACTAGATTACGCCTTTGAGCCGGGTACTGCACAAGATGGTGTGACCGTTAACATTCCATTAGCGCTATTAAACCAAATATCAGAGCAAGGGTTTGATTGGCAAATCCCGGCATTACGTGAAGAATTGTTGGTTGCGTTAATCAAAACATTACCTAAGCCTATTCGTCGTAACTTTGTACCTGCACCAAATTATGCAGAAGCAGCAATGGCCAACTTAGTGCCTTTACAGGGAACCTTGCTAGAAGCTTTTGAAAAGCAACTATTACGTATGACAGGCGTGCGTATTCCTGAGAACTCATGGGATCTTTCAGCCTTACCAACTCACCTACGCATAAAGTTTAATGTCGTTGATGACAAACAAAAGAGTGTAGCAGTCGGGACTGATTTAAAATTGCTGCAACACGATTTAAAAGGCGAAGTTAAACAAACGTTATCTAAAGTATCAAAACAAGGTATCGAGAAGTCTGACTTAATAGAATGGGACTTTGGTAAATTACCGAAGTCATTCAAAAAAGATCACGGTGGTTATGAAGTAAAAGCTTACCCAGCATTAGTCGATAAAAACAAAAGTGTCGCCATTGAATTATTTGATAGCGAAGCAAAAGCACAACGCTTTAACCAAGCGGGTGTGCGTCGTTTAATTTTATTAAACGTGCCATCACCGATTAAATATCTACAACAAAGCCTGCCAAATAAAGCCAAGCTTGGGTTGTATTTTAATCCTTTCGGGCAAATAAAAGACTTAATTGATGATTGTATCAGTTGCGCGGTTGATGCGATTCTTGATGGGGCAATACATCCACAAGAAGCGCCTGAGTTTGAAGCACAGAAAGAAAAAGTGCGTGCCGAACTCGCCGATAAAACCTTACAAATTACGCAACAAGTTGAAGAAGTATTAACCCTTGCGCATGCGGTTAATAAACAGTTAAAAGGCAAAGCAGACTTAACCATGTTGGTTGCCAAAGGCGATATTAAATCACAGCTAGAACGTTTAATTTTCCCTGGCTTTGTTTGCCAAGTGGGAGAGGGGAAACTTAATGACATTAAACGTTACTTATTAGCCTTACAAAAGCGTCTTGAAAAACTGCCCGTTAATCCAAATCAAGACCGATTAAATACAATTGAATTGCATGAACTTGAAGAACGTTATCGTGCTTTATGTAAGCAGTTATTGAGTAATGAAAATGAGCATGAAGGTTTAGCAGAAGTGTATTGGATGATGGAAGAGTTACGCGTGTCGTTGTTTGCACAACAGCTAGGGACACCTTATCCAGTATCGGCTAAACGTGTGAGATTGAAGTTGACGGAGCTTAAGGGTTAG
- a CDS encoding Na+/H+ antiporter NhaC family protein has translation MSLIDFSASTLSILPAVVALGLAILTRRVLLSLGLGIILGALLLADYSVVDAGTYIYSTVKGVVVEDGGLNTWNMSIVVFLLLLGMMTAVLTLSGGTRAFADWALDHIKDKRGASLLAAFLGVFIFIDDYFNSLAVGSISRPVTDRFNVSRAKLAYILDSTAAPMCILMPVSSWGAYIMTIISGILVSHGMTEYSPLGAYVALIPMNFYAIFTLLMVFAVIIFKLDIGPMKKHEKIAEKEITEGEQEYIDLQDEMGIEEHEQGKVGDLVYPIISLISGTLFFMLYTGNTALIEAGKAFSVLGAFENTDVGTSLVYGASIGLVFSLFTVLKQKQSFEYIRFALWVGAKSMFGAIIILFFAWSIGTVIGDMKTGAYLSSLVQGNIGLHWLPVILFVLSGAMAFSTGTSWGTFGIMLPIAGDMAGATDLAMMLPMLSAVLAGSVFGDHCSPISDTTILSSTGARCEHIDHVSTQLPYALSMAFVSIVGFIVIGFTGSTVSAFIASSIAFVAVIACMKVLAKR, from the coding sequence ATGTCTTTAATCGATTTTTCAGCGTCTACGCTGTCGATCTTACCCGCAGTCGTTGCGCTGGGGTTAGCTATTCTTACTCGTCGAGTTTTATTGTCGTTAGGGCTAGGTATTATCTTAGGTGCTTTACTACTCGCTGACTATTCAGTAGTTGATGCTGGCACGTATATATACTCAACCGTTAAAGGTGTTGTCGTTGAAGACGGCGGTTTAAATACTTGGAATATGAGTATTGTTGTCTTCCTATTATTATTAGGAATGATGACCGCTGTGTTAACACTTTCAGGCGGCACGCGTGCTTTTGCTGATTGGGCGCTTGACCATATTAAAGATAAACGTGGTGCTTCGTTATTAGCGGCTTTTCTTGGTGTGTTTATCTTTATTGATGATTACTTTAATAGCTTAGCGGTAGGTTCTATTTCACGACCAGTGACTGACCGTTTTAATGTCTCCCGCGCTAAGTTGGCTTATATTCTTGATTCAACAGCTGCACCTATGTGTATCTTAATGCCAGTTTCAAGTTGGGGCGCTTACATCATGACGATTATCAGTGGCATTTTAGTTAGCCACGGTATGACTGAATACTCTCCACTCGGCGCTTATGTTGCGTTAATTCCCATGAACTTTTATGCCATTTTTACATTGTTAATGGTATTTGCAGTTATTATTTTTAAGCTCGATATTGGGCCAATGAAAAAGCATGAAAAAATAGCAGAAAAAGAGATCACAGAGGGCGAGCAAGAGTACATTGATTTACAAGATGAAATGGGTATCGAAGAGCATGAACAAGGTAAGGTAGGTGATTTAGTTTATCCTATTATCAGCTTAATTTCGGGTACGTTATTCTTCATGTTATATACCGGTAATACGGCATTAATTGAAGCGGGTAAAGCGTTTTCAGTATTAGGTGCATTTGAGAATACTGATGTGGGTACTTCTTTAGTTTATGGTGCTTCAATAGGCTTAGTCTTCTCTTTATTCACCGTATTAAAACAAAAACAGTCATTTGAATATATCAGGTTCGCATTATGGGTTGGTGCTAAATCGATGTTTGGCGCAATTATCATTCTATTTTTTGCATGGTCGATTGGTACTGTGATTGGCGATATGAAAACCGGTGCTTATCTATCTAGTTTAGTGCAAGGTAATATCGGTCTGCATTGGTTACCGGTTATCTTATTTGTGCTCTCTGGTGCAATGGCGTTCTCCACAGGTACGTCATGGGGCACCTTTGGTATCATGTTACCGATTGCAGGCGATATGGCTGGTGCAACTGATTTAGCGATGATGTTACCTATGTTAAGTGCGGTATTAGCCGGTTCAGTGTTTGGTGACCATTGTTCACCTATTTCAGACACCACGATTTTATCATCAACAGGTGCACGTTGTGAGCATATCGACCATGTATCAACACAGTTACCTTATGCGTTATCAATGGCATTTGTGTCTATCGTTGGCTTTATTGTGATTGGTTTCACTGGCTCTACTGTTTCAGCATTCATAGCATCAAGTATTGCGTTTGTTGCTGTGATTGCTTGTATGAAAGTGCTCGCGAAGCGTTAG